The Cannabis sativa cultivar Pink pepper isolate KNU-18-1 chromosome 8, ASM2916894v1, whole genome shotgun sequence genomic interval CTTGTGGGGATTAGTTGTTTCTTTACTTCCTTATTTTATTTGTCAAATACCCAATTACTCCCCAACAAACAGGTTCATCATCTGGTTTTTGTTTTCGATGCTTAGCTTTTTGATCATGTATACGCTTTTGGCTTCTCCATTTTCACGTGCGAAGGTATCTCAAGTTCACGTTGGAGAATGGGCTATCTTGAAATCAGTGACCATCTCAACAGTGTTCATTGGTCTGTGTCTCATGTCAGTTGTTAACTTCTCTACAGCAGAAATTGGGGGCTTACTTCTTGTTCCGCTGTGTTTATTGGCTCATCCCATACAACTTGATACTAGACTTCGGAGCTTGAGAACTCTTTCAAGACTGGGATGCAATCTCGTTTTTGGCCTTATTGGATTTCCCCCAATCACTTTCGTGTTGTTGAAAGGTGCATTTGTAGGTTTCGACAGAGTTAATGTTGGTGATTTCTGGTGCTGGGTGGAATCTCTTTGGGCTTGGAGCAGTGCCACTTACCTTTATATAGGTATGGTTCACTTACCATGCTGGGCACTGTGTATTCACATCTTGTTTCATCGTTGTTGACACATCACACTCAAATATTTCATGTATTATTGATTGATTAGTTAGATCACTAAATCAgaaaattaagatcatttgtATGCTGAAGTTATGTCTTATCCGGGGTGTTAAGTACTAGCCACTTAGGGTACCAAGTCCCATCGGGATTTTCTATTTCCTTTTCGAAAGCATACTATACCACTAAGAAAAATAGGGGATCTACGAGCAATAATTTTGTGGACGACATCTTTACCATTTTGTTTATCGcgtggtcacagaatattatCATCACATTGTATTAGGTTGTTCCGTTCGGAGATGAGTTTGTGCACATCACCAACTGAATTGGAGCTAactttgaatttattgtttatgGATATTTCATCATATGTGGGGCTAGTGGATTTCACACGAGAAGGGGCTTGCTTTTCCAGGGTTTTAGCCTCATTGTCTGGTTCAGTCAGTAGTAGTATGGAAGGAACGAACCTGGACCATTCATTAGTAGATTAAGTATCAAGGACCTTCCCTATAAGTCATTTATGGTGTAATGGTTGCTCTACTAATTGGATTAATAGAATGTTGGGAGAGAAGTCTGAAAAATGAAGGCAATCTTTATTGATTTAATTATTGGGAGGATTAAACAAAAGGGTTATAGGGACATTTTCTTAGACAGGGAATCAAGGAAGAAGTCCATTTTGCTTGGTGGTACTTGGGAATAGATATAGTTGTAGGTTGCTTTTCACACATATGTATGATAAGTTAATTTGAAAGTAAAAGGGATTGATAAGGACCCAGTGTCTTGTTGAAGTGAGATCGTGCTCCTATCACATCAGAATATTTACTTTTTCTATTCTACCATAAAAGAAGATGCTGGAAATTTAAAGATCAAATTCTTCACCCACTCAAAAGAGCAAGGAATTCATGCCATCATgaattctttttataaaaaacaaTGCTCtcattgaatttttatttttaatgtctTTGGTGGAGCAAAGTTTCAACTTTCTCTTAATTGATGAAGTGAAGTAGCCACTCCATCTACTCctcaataatatattattaatgcttgaaaatgtaattttattaggaaaatataaACTATTTAATAGTCGTAGATGTGCATTTTCcttcataattaatcatttcGATTTTATGAATCAATCAGCAAATTGTGAGAGAAAGAATATGGAAATATATATAAGTGGGAACGGCTGCGATCTTTTAGCGGTTGGAATGGGATAATAGGGAATAGAGGAATCTTGTATGAAAAAATAATTCTGAAagaaatatactaataaaaatacTTCTAGAGCTGACtatgtaatatatttatttatataaatctgGTATATGAAATGACGGCTTAAGTTGCTTACAGGCCATCAAGTCTAAATTAGGGttgaacaaagaaaaaaaagaatacttgaagaattcaatatttttttagattacTGTTTATCTAATAATTATAGATAAGATTTGAAATTCGAACGAAAATAAAACCCAAAAACTTCTTTTatctttatgtttttttagGGGAAACCCACAAACAAGTTGGCTGCGTCCTACAACAAACTACTCATATTGTGCTGTTGGGAAGAAATTACAAAAGTTAACTATTCCCAACTGTATCTGTAATATTTGACTTTGTTAACCGTAAACCAACTTTCTTTTCTTATAAACGTATTTTTGTTGTTGAGTTAAACAGATAACTTTCTATTTGTAAGTACGATGTAACAAAACTACTATATTTGACAACAACTACATAAATAAAACTGAGAACAAAGGTAAATTTTGAGGTGAGACAGATGTGTGTAGTTGTACACCACACGTGCTTGACACAAAACAACACAATAATAAAGCCACTTGGAGTTTTCCGAAGGAAACACTAACCTACCAGCCATGGCGTGAAAGATTTGGCTCTTCTTCTATATTAAATTAAGCCTTAAAAACATTACTTTGTAAATTCCTCAAAACCCCAATTCAAGTTTcccttaatattatattttcttttcccAACATATACCCAAATAAAAGCTTAGCCTCTCCTTTGTGTGGTAGGTAACCATAAAAAAAAGTACAGCAtgtgaaagaagaagaagaagaattgagaaagagagagttttgtgTAGAGATGGAGAGCTTGTTATGCGACGAGCTTCTTGAAGAAATTTTTCAGAAACTCCCACCTAGTTCATCATCTTCGGTCTCTTTGGTTTCAAAACGTTGGCTCAATCTTTACCGTACTTCTAAGACCACGCTCTCTGTCCAACTAACccttcaaaattcaacaattcCAGCTCTATCTACTCTTCTTTCTCACTACCCTTttatctcttctctctctctcctccttCCCCTTGAGTCCACCATCACCGGCAACGGCGATGACCCTTTGCTGAAAACCACTTTCTCCGATGAACTTCTTCTCTTGGCCTCTTCCTCTTGTCCTCGCCTTCAAGGCCTCAGGTTCTTGGCTGGTCCTGTCTCTCGCTCCTCTctaatctctctctcttcaacgTGTACACAACTCACTTCTCTCTGTATCAACCTCTCCAGCCCTTTGTTCCTCACGTGGCTTCTGAACTTTCCGTCTTTGAAAGAATTGTCAATCATGGTGTGCCATGGGGAAGGCTTTGACCACGAAATTGAGAACAATTTGGGATACGGGCATGATGATTTTGATGCAGAATTGGGCATAGAGAGCTTGTGCTTATCCGGGATTCGTACGGACGATTGGGGGATGGGTTGGCTATGGAGGAGCTGTAATAAGGTGAAGAAATTGCAGCTAAGGAGCTGTGAGAGCATTGGAGATGGAGGGTCATTTTCGTCATTTGTGAGGTGCCTGCAGGGAATTCAAGAAGTGGAGCTCAGAACTTGTAGGAGTATAGTTGATGGGGTTCTTCTAAAACTTGCTGAGTATTCTCATTCTCTTATATCTCTTTTGGTTTATGATGGTGGTAGTAGAGAAGGTCTGCTTAGATTTTTCAGCCACAGCAGTTGTAATTTACAAAAAATTGATCTTCGTTTGCCTCTTGACCTTAACAATGACCATCTTTTGGCTGCTTCAGTAAATTTCAGGACCCTTTCAAGTCTTAGGCTCCAAAGTTGTTGCCTTGTTAGTGGTGAAGGCCTAAAAGCTCTTGGGGTTGCTATGAATTCTGGGCTTGAAGAGTTGGCCTTAATTAACTGTGATGTAGTTGAAAGAGAGCCTGGTTTATTGACCACATTAGGACAAAACTTAAAGCAATTAAGGAAACTGGACTTGTCTTACAATGAAATGTTGTTTGATAAAGAGCTTATCTCTATGCTAGTTTCATGTCATTACTTGGTTGATTTGAATCTTAGAGGCTGCAAAAGGCTTGCTAATTCAGCTATGGTCACTATGTCAAAGAGCTGCAAGTGTTTGGAGAATGTTGACATAATGAGTTGTTGTGGGATTGAATCTGGGGCTGTTGAGTTACTTCTTCTCAATTCTCCAAAGCTGAGAAAGGTGCTAGTTGAGGAAACCAAGCTCTCTGATGCTGCAAAGACTTGGGCATCTCTTAAATTTATCCAACTTGTTTAATTTATTTgggaagaatttttttttacattttaataaatgtttcaaatgaaacATGTCCATACATATATATCACACCACTTGTTATGTTATCATTGTAAATGTTTCTTATCTATGTTCTGACCTCAAAAAGGAGCAA includes:
- the LOC115698720 gene encoding F-box protein At5g51370 produces the protein MESLLCDELLEEIFQKLPPSSSSSVSLVSKRWLNLYRTSKTTLSVQLTLQNSTIPALSTLLSHYPFISSLSLLLPLESTITGNGDDPLLKTTFSDELLLLASSSCPRLQGLRFLAGPVSRSSLISLSSTCTQLTSLCINLSSPLFLTWLLNFPSLKELSIMVCHGEGFDHEIENNLGYGHDDFDAELGIESLCLSGIRTDDWGMGWLWRSCNKVKKLQLRSCESIGDGGSFSSFVRCLQGIQEVELRTCRSIVDGVLLKLAEYSHSLISLLVYDGGSREGLLRFFSHSSCNLQKIDLRLPLDLNNDHLLAASVNFRTLSSLRLQSCCLVSGEGLKALGVAMNSGLEELALINCDVVEREPGLLTTLGQNLKQLRKLDLSYNEMLFDKELISMLVSCHYLVDLNLRGCKRLANSAMVTMSKSCKCLENVDIMSCCGIESGAVELLLLNSPKLRKVLVEETKLSDAAKTWASLKFIQLV